The sequence GAATCACTGAAACGAAATGCGTGAAGCCTTTAAACGATGCGAAAAGTTCTTGGATCTAGAAATCAAGGAAGAAGATCCGTTGCTAAAGCAGAAAGAGCAAGTCCAGTCAACTATAGACAGGGCTACTCCAGAGCAGATGCAAAAGATACTTGCCCTGCTGGGCGAAGTGTCTGCATAGATTGTTCAGAGAGTGGCAACTGGTGAAGAAGTTGAACATCTAATCATGCAAGGATGGAAATTCGTGGTTATCCTACCAAATAGCATAGTCTTGCAAAAATAAGGACAGCTCACAGGGGATCGCCCTTCAGAAATAAGGGCAACTCAGAGTGGGTCTCCTTTGCAATAAACCTGTCCCTTTATTCTACTTATGAAGTTTTTACATACATAGCATTGGACAAAGCCAATTTGTTGGTTCAAGACAGGGCAGTCTACGTATTCTGTCTTCATACGTTTGAGCATCTTTGGGCTAACACCCTTCAGTTTCAATTTTCCCTTCTCATCCATCATGCCAACTGCTTTCAACTCCTCCTTAGCCTGATCAGTTAGCTTGATACTCTTATCTCCCACCTTTACATCCACTAAATACTTATGTTGTGTTTCTTCGATCGTGTCATTACCAACCAATCTGGTGAATATAAGTTTGATGAATGTTGTCGCTGACAAAGAAGTAAATGTGTTTATTGCGGCAAGTAGAATTGTATTCCTATACCAATTATATATAAAGCAAGTAAGAGAATCCCACTTTTAAGATCCAATTTGTCTCTGAGCATTGGTATTAGTGCAACAATAGTTATTACAGTAACAAGAACTATCTGATACCATAAAATGCTTGTAATAGGTATCTCCGCAGTAAATCCACGATACATCGTACCGCCAAATATTGCCACTGCAAGTAGCAAGGTATTATTCAGAATCTTTGAACCTAAAACGTTCGCAACGGCAATTGATGCACCAGCTGCCCCCTTTCTGGCAAGTATCATCATAGATATCTTTTCTGGCATTTCACCAGCAACGGGACTGATTATTATGGCAAGAATGGCAACGGAAATTCCATGATCTAATGCGGTTCCTTCAAGAGCATGAATGAAAGGCTCTGCGCCAAGGAAAATTCCTGTGGTGCCTATTGCAAAAGTAACAACAGCTTTGACTGTTTTTTTCTTCTGCTCATTATGAGTTTCACTGTTTTCACTTACCAGTTTAGCCTTCAAACTTACGCGCTCCTTCAACATCTCTCTATATGCCAAGTACAAGTAGGCGCCAAACATAGCACTGAATATTATGCCGTCTATGAAGTCAAAACCATCCATGAACATGACAAGGCTGGCAACTGCAGTTATTATCAGCAAGTACTTGTCAAGTTTGAAGGCTTTAGCATCGATTGCCTTTAATGGTGCCTTTGAAAGCCTTGTAGTTGCAATTAACAACATGATCGATAGACCTAGTGTCATCATCAACAAGTTACTGCCTAATGCTGAGCTGATTGCAGTGTCATAGAATCCTCCTGCTGCCGCATAGGCAACTATTGCTATCTCTGGCAGTGTCGTTGCCACGCTAAGCAGTGTTCGACCAACAAATCTGGTCCCAAAAGATTTTGACATATGTTCAGCGCCATAAGAAAGAAGATAGCTCGCACCTGTTAGTTCGAGTATCCAGATTACCATAAGCGAAAAATTATCGACCAAATTGATCTGTATTCGTCCTAGATTTAGTCGTTTAATATATACTTAAGCAAGGCTATTTCCTGTTATGAATATCCCAACACTTTCTGCACAATTGGCCATCAACATTCCATTCCCGCTTGGGATTATATCTAAAGAATCCGAGTTTCTTCCCGCACGTAGCACAGTTCTCCAGCTTTTTCTCCATTTCTCTACTTTTGATCTCGAAACATTCCACACAGATCTTGCTCTTAAGGTTCAAACCCCTATGCAATTCGTATGTATTCTTTGGATCAAGTTTCCTACCGCACAATTCGCATTTATCTGCTTCCAGTTTCTTGCCTTCAACGTAAAACTCTTTCATTTTGTCTATATGACAATCACCACACAGGAAACCATCTATTCCCCATTCCACCATTGGTCTATGCTTATGCTTAAGAACGTTGCCGCAAACGGCACATTGCTCGCGTTTTCTATGCAAAATCAACAATCGATCGATAGCATAAAAGATAAAAAATCTATCTATTTGCCACTAAACTTAATATAATGTATAGAATTCCCGATCCGTAGACTAGGATGCTCGTTATATTTGATGTGGAGGGTGTGCTCCTCGATGCAGAGTATTTGCCCCTTCTAGCAAAATTGGTTGGTAAGGAGAAGGAGATCATGGATATCACTGTCCGAGGCATAAGGGGGGAAATACCGTGGGAAGAGGGGTTGCTCAAGAGAGTTGACGCTTTGCGTGGGATCGATTATGAAAAGGCAATGGAAATTGCTCGTAACATGCCAGTAATGAAAGGCGCCAAGGAAACATGTCAGAAACTTAAACGAGCTGGATGGCGCTTATTAGCAGTTTCCGGCGGCTTTACTAATATTACTGAGAGACTAAGGGATGAACTGGGTTTGGATTATATCGCATCGAATGAACTAATCTTCAGAGACGGCAAACTAAGTGGAGTTGATATAAATGTTAATTCTGACAAAACCAATGCCATTGCCAAAATAATAAAACAGTGGAATGAAAAAAAGGAAGACATTGTAACTGTAGTTGATGGAGCAAACGACCTTACACTGTTTAATATAGCGGGTTTACGAGTGGCGTTTAACGCCCAAGATCTGGTTAAAGAAAAGGCTGATGTGGTAATAGAGGATAAGGACCTTACACTCCTGCTAGACGTGATAGAGAGGCATTATGGAACTATTTTAGCCAAATCTACCAATTGAGCGATAAGTGTTTTTAACGCGTAGTGGGATACTCCGTTATGTGTTTGTCGATAATTCCTATCTATGTGGATAAGGATGTTACTACTAGCGATGATCTTACAGAACTTATACTTTCATCGATGAAGAAACAAAAACAGCGCCTCCTTGATAATGACATACTCGTTATAACGCATAAGATCGTCTCTAAAACTGAAGGTAGGTTGGTTCATTTAAGCAGTGTCAAAGCTTCAAAACACGCACGTTCTATTGCTACACAGCACAATAAGGATCCAAGGGTTGTTGAGTTGATCTTGCGCGAATCTAAGAGGATAGTGAAGATCAAGCGTGGCATAATAATTACAGAAACCAAGCACGGACTCGTATGTGCAAATGCCGGTATTGATTATTCTAATGTTTGCGGTGACTTTGTATCACTGCTTCCATTGAACCCCGATAGGTCTGCGAGTAGCATAAGAAGTAAGATCAAAAACTTAACTGGAAAGGATGTTGCAGTCATAATTACGGATACTTTTGGAAGGCCATTTCGAGAGGGACAGGTAAATGTTGCCATAGGTGTTTCAGGGTTAAACCCAATAATGGACTATCGTGGATTGATAGATATGTATGGAAAAACACTAAAAGTTACCGAAATTGCTGTTGCAGATGAAATTGCAAGTGCAGCAGAGCTTGCCATGGGCAAGTTAGATAGAATACCTCTTGCAATAGTAAGAGGATTTAAGTATGAAGATAAGAAGGGTTCAGCAAGACAACTAATTAGAAAATCTAAAAACGACCTATTCAGATGAGCTAAAAAGCTGTGAATAAGGTGTCGCACGAGCTGCTTCGTTATATGCCTGAAGAATCTGCTTTCCGACATCAGGTTCAGCTGCAAACCCTTCGCGACTTTGATTTTGAAGTTTTCATAATTTCGACGGAGACTAGCAGCTATATCAGCTTCTATAGTTGTGCTCTATTTCTATAGGTTTTACAAGTTATCAGGTTCCTTGCAACTATTCTGTCTTGTGATAGGTTTCTCTTTTGTTATGTTTGCAAAGGCCTTACTAGGGATAGATTTTTGGCTAGAATTCGATCCAAAGGTCGTAAATATTATTTATTGGATGAGGTTCATGTCTTTATCATACGACATCTTTTGAACGAATACAAGAAAATAGAGAGAATTTTCGAAAGAATGGGACTTTGATATAGCTCAATTTGTATATATGTTCGAGTATGTTGCGCAAATTATAGAACAAGAATTAGAAATTGCGTATTTGATGGAAAACTCGCAAAAATTTTAATATAATAGCATGGGGATAAACACATGGAGGAATTAGATTGACCGAAACAGCAACACCGGCAAGAACCATCGATGTAAAGGGACTGTTCTGTCCTGAACCGGTGTTCAGAACAAAGATCGAAGTGGATAGGATGGGCGTTGGGGAAATACTAAAGGTTGTAGCTGATGATCCAGAAGCGGAGGAGGATATATCACGCTGGGTAAAGCGCAACGGACACGAGTTGGTCAACTTCGCAAAGGAAAATAATGAACTCATATTCATGATCAAAAAGGTAAAGTAGATAAAAATGGCCACAAAAGCACTCTCAACCAAGTTATTGGAGAAAATAGGTAATACACCGATATTAGAACTGAGATCTTTTTCAAACAAGGTAAAAATACTCGCCAAGTTGGAATGGTATAATCCGTTTGGGTCGGTAAAGGACAGGGCTTCCTACTGGATGATTAAAGATGCTGAAAGGAGGAACTTGTTAAAGAAGGGAAAGAGCGTAATCATAGAACCTACATCCGGTAATACCGGAATAGCACTGACAGGTATAGCTAGACTAATGGGCTATGAAGTGGAAATAGTTATTCCAGAAAAGGTTAGTGTAGAAACAAAAACAATCCTTAGAAGTCTAGGTGCTCAATTGCACGAAACTAGTGACGATCTATGTCCTAGAGTTGGTGTAGGTACGGATCAGAGCATTTCTCTTGCGTCTGCTATAGCAAGAGCAAGGCCAGAAACATACTTTATGCCCAACCAGTACGAAAATGAAGCCAATTTCATGGCACATTACGAAAGTACTGGTCCTGAAATATGGGAGCAGACTGGTGGTAAGATTACACACTTTATGACTGGTGCAGGCACGGGGGGTACTCTGACTGGCGTTGGTGCCTTCCTAAAGGAAAAGAACAATACAGTAAAGGTAATAGCTGTACAACCTCAAAGGAATCACCTGATCCAAGGTCTAAGGAATTATGAGGAATCTAGTATGCCACCGTTGTTCAGGAAAAGAGAGAATGTGGTAGATGAGTGGTATACAATAACTAACCAAGAGTCATTCCAAGTTGCCAAGGAATTATTTGATAACGAGAAGCTACTCGTTGGCCCATCGTCAGCATGTGTAATGGCTGCTGCAAAGAAGGTTTCTGAGAAATTGCATGGCGGTACGATCGTGGTAATATTTGCAGATGATGGTAGGAAATTTAGAAGCCTTTACCTCAGCCAGAATGTCTTTACTGACAGTGAGTTCGAAAGAGCTTTGAAGGAAAGTAGGATGTTAACAGAACTGCCATTCGATTCCTTGAAATAATTTGTAATCAACTTTACCAGTTGCTTCACTTTTCTTGTAGGTATTTTTCTACGTCCATAGCTGCCATGCAACCAAATCCTGCAGCAGTTACAGCCTGCCGGTACCTATGATCATGAACATCACCTGCG comes from Nitrososphaerales archaeon and encodes:
- the serB gene encoding phosphoserine phosphatase SerB, with translation MLVIFDVEGVLLDAEYLPLLAKLVGKEKEIMDITVRGIRGEIPWEEGLLKRVDALRGIDYEKAMEIARNMPVMKGAKETCQKLKRAGWRLLAVSGGFTNITERLRDELGLDYIASNELIFRDGKLSGVDINVNSDKTNAIAKIIKQWNEKKEDIVTVVDGANDLTLFNIAGLRVAFNAQDLVKEKADVVIEDKDLTLLLDVIERHYGTILAKSTN
- the cofE gene encoding coenzyme F420-0:L-glutamate ligase, with protein sequence MCLSIIPIYVDKDVTTSDDLTELILSSMKKQKQRLLDNDILVITHKIVSKTEGRLVHLSSVKASKHARSIATQHNKDPRVVELILRESKRIVKIKRGIIITETKHGLVCANAGIDYSNVCGDFVSLLPLNPDRSASSIRSKIKNLTGKDVAVIITDTFGRPFREGQVNVAIGVSGLNPIMDYRGLIDMYGKTLKVTEIAVADEIASAAELAMGKLDRIPLAIVRGFKYEDKKGSARQLIRKSKNDLFR
- a CDS encoding sulfurtransferase TusA family protein; amino-acid sequence: MTETATPARTIDVKGLFCPEPVFRTKIEVDRMGVGEILKVVADDPEAEEDISRWVKRNGHELVNFAKENNELIFMIKKVK
- a CDS encoding cysteine synthase family protein, whose product is MATKALSTKLLEKIGNTPILELRSFSNKVKILAKLEWYNPFGSVKDRASYWMIKDAERRNLLKKGKSVIIEPTSGNTGIALTGIARLMGYEVEIVIPEKVSVETKTILRSLGAQLHETSDDLCPRVGVGTDQSISLASAIARARPETYFMPNQYENEANFMAHYESTGPEIWEQTGGKITHFMTGAGTGGTLTGVGAFLKEKNNTVKVIAVQPQRNHLIQGLRNYEESSMPPLFRKRENVVDEWYTITNQESFQVAKELFDNEKLLVGPSSACVMAAAKKVSEKLHGGTIVVIFADDGRKFRSLYLSQNVFTDSEFERALKESRMLTELPFDSLK